A genomic window from Lotus japonicus ecotype B-129 chromosome 1, LjGifu_v1.2 includes:
- the LOC130731303 gene encoding polygalacturonase-like, with protein sequence MGLKLSIIILIFVSFLFDFSSAQSGVIDISKFGVKPNSDITQAFTSAWNEACASPTPSKIVIPSSTYKMGALELKGPCKAPIEVQVDGTIQSSGNPSDLKGAEQWVRVSYVSFFTISGKAVFDGVGAAAWKQNDCGTNKNCKMLPMNFGFYFLNHSIIHDITSKDSKSFNVMVFGCNNVTFDGFIVSAPATSLNTDGIHIAKSSDVKILNTNIGTGDDCVSIGDGSKNVTVQNVNCGPGHGISVGSLGKNPAEEPVEGFLVKNCTMTETDNGVRIKTWPSALGTSPITDMHFEDITMVNVKNPIIIDQEYCPWNQCSKQSPSKIKISKVSFKNIKGTSATPDGVVLVCSSGVPCDSVELNEVDLTFNGAPATAKCANVKPTIIGKAPTCAPVA encoded by the exons ATGGGTTTGAAGCTCAGTATCATCATACTTATTTTTGTCTCATTTCTATTTGACTTCAGTTCTGCACAATCAGGGGTCATTGATATATCAAAATTTGGTGTAAAACCAAATTCAGATATAACACAG GCTTTCACAAGTGCTTGGAATGAAGCATGCGCGTCACCCACTCCATCCAAAATTGTGATTCCTAGTAGTACATACAAGATGGGCGCATTAGAACTCAAAGGTCCTTGCAAGGCCCCTATTGAAGTTCAAGTTGATGGAACAATTCAATCATCTGGAAACCCAAGTGACCTCAAAGGGGCTGAACAATGGGTCAGGGTTAGTTATGTTAGCTTTTTTACCATATCAGGTAAAGCAGTTTTTGATGGTGTAGGTGCTGCTGCTTGGAAACAAAATGATTGTGGAACAAATAAGAACTGCAAAATGCTTCCCATG aattttggtttttattttctcaATCATTCAATTATCCACGACATTACTTCTAAGGACAGCAAAAGCTTCAATGTCATGGTTTTTGGTTGCAACAATGTTACATTTGATGGCTTTATAGTTAGTGCCCCTGCCACGAGTCTCAACACAGATGGAATCCACATTGCAAAATCGAGTGATGTTAAGATTCTTAACACTAATATTGGTACTGGAGATGATTGTGTCTCAATTGGAGATGGAAGCAAAAATGTAACTGTCCAAAATGTAAATTGCGGACCCGGTCATGGTATTAGCGTTGGTAGCCTCGGGAAGAACCCAGCAGAAGAGCCTGTAGAAGGTTTCTTGGTTAAGAATTGCACTATGACAGAAACTGATAATGGTGTGAGGATCAAGACCTGGCCTAGCGCCTTAGGAACATCTCCTATAACTGATATGCATTTTGAAGATATTACCATGGTCAATGTAAAAAACCCTATTATCATAGACCAAGAGTATTGTCCATGGAACCAATGCTCCAAGCAG AGTCCATCTAAAATAAAGATAAGCAAGGTTTCCTTCAAGAACATTAAGGGCACTTCAGCAACACCGGATGGGGTGGTTCTTGTTTGTAGCAGTGGTGTACCATGTGACAGTGTAGAGCTAAATGAAGTTGATCTTACATTCAATGGAGCCCCAGCAACCGCTAAATGTGCTAATGTCAAGCCAACAATCATAGGAAAAGCTCCAACTTGTGCACCGGTAGCTTAG
- the LOC130731374 gene encoding polygalacturonase-like produces MGLKLSIIILIFVSFLSDFSSAQSGVIDISKFGVKPNSDITQAFASAWNEACASPTPSKIVIPSSTYKMGALELKGPCKAPIEVQVDGTIQSSGNPSDLKGAEQWVRVSYVSFLTISGKAVFDGVGAAAWKQNDCGTNKNCKMLPMNFGFYFLNHSIIHDITSKDSKSFNVMVFGCNNVTFDGFIVSAPATSLNTDGIHIAKSSDVKILNTNIGTGDDCVSIGDGSKNVTVQNVNCGPGHGISVGSLGKNPAEEPVVGFLVKNCTLTETDNGVRIKTWPSAPGTSPITDMHFEDITMVNVKNPIIIDQEYCPWNQCSKQSPSKIKISKVSFKNIKGTSATPEGVVLVCSSGVPCDSVELNEVDLTFNGAPATAKCANVKPTIIGKAPTCAPVA; encoded by the exons ATGGGCTTGAAGCTCAGTATCATCATACTTATTTTTGTCTCATTTCTATCTGACTTCAGTTCTGCACAATCAGGGGTCATTGATATATCAAAATTTGGTGTAAAACCAAATTCAGATATAACACAG GCTTTCGCAAGTGCTTGGAATGAGGCATGCGCGTCACCCACTCCATCCAAAATTGTGATTCCTAGTAGTACATACAAGATGGGCGCATTAGAACTCAAAGGTCCTTGCAAGGCCCCTATTGAAGTTCAAGTTGATGGAACAATTCAATCATCTGGAAACCCAAGTGACCTCAAAGGGGCCGAACAATGGGTCCGGGTTAGTTATGTTAGCTTTTTAACCATATCAGGTAAAGCAGTTTTTGATGGTGTAGGTGCTGCTGCTTGGAAACAAAATGATTGTGGAACAAATAAGAACTGCAAAATGCTTCCCATG aattttggtttttattttctcaATCATTCAATTATCCACGACATTACTTCTAAGGACAGCAAAAGCTTCAATGTCATGGTTTTTGGTTGCAACAATGTTACATTTGATGGCTTTATAGTTAGTGCCCCTGCCACGAGTCTCAACACAGATGGAATCCACATTGCAAAATCGAGTGATGTTAAGATTCTTAACACTAATATTGGTACTGGAGATGATTGTGTCTCAATAGGAGATGGAAGCAAAAATGTAACTGTCCAAAATGTCAATTGCGGGCCCGGTCATGGTATTAGCGTTGGTAGCCTCGGGAAGAACCCAGCAGAAGAGCCTGTAGTAGGTTTTTTGGTTAAGAATTGCACTTTGACAGAAACTGATAACGGTGTGAGGATCAAGACTTGGCCTAGCGCCCCAGGAACATCTCCTATAACTGATATGCATTTTGAAGATATTACCATGGTCAATGTAAAAAATCCTATTATTATAGACCAAGAGTATTGTCCATGGAACCAATGCTCCAAGCAG AGTCCATCTAAAATAAAGATAAGCAAGGTTTCCTTCAAGAACATTAAGGGCACTTCAGCAACACCGGAAGGGGTGGTTCTTGTTTGTAGCAGTGGTGTACCATGTGACAGTGTAGAGCTAAATGAAGTTGATCTTACATTCAATGGAGCCCCAGCAACCGCTAAATGTGCTAATGTCAAGCCAACAATCATAGGAAAAGCTCCTACTTGTGCACCGGTAGCTTAA